A DNA window from Aestuariispira ectoiniformans contains the following coding sequences:
- a CDS encoding RidA family protein encodes MAGQIEARIKELGLELPDAPAPAGSYVQHYQAGNLLFVAGQITFWNGEVKFQGKVGQDYSIEEGQEAARVCALNILAQAKDALGDLDKIKRIVKLSGFVNCPTDFDAHPKVINGASDLMGEIFAEKGKHTRIAMGAGSLPLNVAVEIDAIIEVE; translated from the coding sequence ATGGCCGGTCAAATCGAAGCGCGCATCAAGGAACTGGGACTGGAACTGCCGGACGCACCTGCACCTGCGGGTTCCTATGTTCAGCATTACCAGGCCGGTAACCTGCTGTTTGTCGCGGGTCAGATCACCTTCTGGAACGGCGAAGTGAAATTCCAGGGTAAGGTCGGCCAGGACTATTCGATCGAGGAAGGTCAGGAAGCAGCCCGCGTCTGTGCGCTGAACATCCTGGCGCAGGCGAAAGACGCCCTGGGTGATCTGGACAAAATCAAGCGCATTGTAAAATTGAGCGGTTTCGTCAATTGCCCGACCGATTTCGACGCGCATCCGAAAGTGATCAACGGCGCGTCCGACCTGATGGGCGAAATCTTCGCTGAAAAAGGCAAACACACCCGTATCGCCATGGGCGCAGGCTCCCTGCCGCTGAATGTGGCGGTCGAAATCGACGCGATCATCGAGGTCGAGTAA
- a CDS encoding HNH endonuclease has translation MPKASSQSDNSAAGGNLGPCPICGRDMIAGPSVDRHHWIPRREGGADWSYLHRICHKKLHNLFDERTLATLYNTAEACREHPEIVKFVKWVRKQPPEYMGRHDKPRRAKL, from the coding sequence ATGCCGAAGGCGTCATCGCAATCTGACAACAGCGCCGCCGGGGGCAACCTCGGGCCCTGCCCGATCTGCGGCCGTGACATGATCGCCGGTCCGTCGGTTGATCGGCATCACTGGATTCCCAGGCGCGAAGGCGGTGCGGATTGGTCCTATCTGCATCGCATCTGCCATAAAAAGCTGCACAATCTCTTTGACGAGCGGACGCTGGCCACCCTTTACAACACGGCAGAGGCCTGCCGGGAGCATCCGGAAATCGTCAAATTCGTCAAATGGGTGCGCAAACAGCCGCCTGAATATATGGGCCGTCATGACAAGCCGCGCCGGGCAAAACTGTAG
- a CDS encoding GFA family protein, whose amino-acid sequence MIKGSCLCGKVAFEISGKPYSLSYCHCSRCRKAAGVFSAVLVGKGSDLRITQGEDAIARLTPGPDWKFERCFCKDCGTSLGDLETGDIYVVAASALDDDPGIRPSAHIHTASKPAWYEIDDDLKKFEGDYIPDPQD is encoded by the coding sequence ATGATCAAGGGAAGTTGCCTCTGCGGCAAAGTGGCGTTCGAGATTTCGGGCAAACCCTATTCGTTGAGTTATTGCCATTGTTCCAGGTGCCGAAAAGCGGCGGGTGTCTTCTCGGCGGTTCTGGTTGGTAAGGGAAGTGATCTTCGAATCACGCAGGGCGAGGACGCAATCGCCAGGCTAACACCCGGGCCCGACTGGAAATTCGAACGCTGTTTCTGCAAGGACTGCGGCACGTCGCTGGGCGATTTGGAGACCGGTGACATCTATGTGGTGGCGGCCTCTGCCTTGGATGACGACCCGGGCATCCGCCCCTCGGCCCATATCCACACGGCCTCGAAACCGGCCTGGTATGAGATCGACGACGACCTGAAGAAATTCGAGGGGGATTATATCCCCGACCCGCAAGACTAG
- a CDS encoding N-formylglutamate amidohydrolase: MERIEGVLNLTRADDAGLLPQTPVLLDSPHSGTAYPEDFGTAVDLDLLQCMEDAFVDRLFGAGPEKGASLLAAEFPRSYIDPNRASDDLDWRLMNSAWPGNLKPTEKTRLGHGLIWRTCPGEKPMYERLLTVSEVQARIENYWKPYHEALEGELARLFSLFGGVWHVNCHSMPAASSPFVAGAVGGRRADIVLGDRDGRSCHPAFTAFVREWFEARGYKVRVNNPYKGAELVRVCGQPEFNRHSLQVEINRAIYMDEQKLVPTRNFGALQRDLTQLISDICGFALSECHQAAAE, from the coding sequence GTGGAGCGTATTGAAGGTGTTCTGAATCTCACCCGTGCAGATGATGCCGGCCTGCTGCCGCAGACCCCGGTCCTTCTCGATTCCCCTCATAGCGGTACGGCCTATCCTGAGGATTTCGGTACTGCTGTTGATCTTGATCTGCTGCAGTGCATGGAAGACGCCTTTGTCGATCGCCTGTTCGGGGCGGGGCCGGAAAAAGGGGCCTCTCTTCTGGCGGCTGAATTTCCACGCAGTTATATCGACCCCAACCGCGCGTCGGACGATCTGGACTGGCGTCTGATGAACAGCGCCTGGCCGGGTAATCTGAAGCCGACGGAAAAGACCCGTCTGGGGCATGGGCTGATCTGGCGAACATGCCCCGGTGAGAAGCCGATGTATGAACGCCTGTTGACCGTGAGCGAAGTCCAGGCGCGGATCGAAAACTACTGGAAACCCTATCATGAGGCCCTGGAAGGGGAGCTGGCGCGGCTATTCAGCCTGTTCGGCGGGGTCTGGCATGTGAACTGCCATTCCATGCCTGCCGCCAGCAGTCCCTTTGTTGCCGGGGCCGTCGGTGGGCGGCGGGCGGATATCGTTCTGGGAGACCGGGACGGACGAAGCTGCCATCCTGCCTTTACGGCCTTTGTCCGGGAATGGTTCGAGGCACGCGGATATAAGGTGCGGGTGAATAATCCCTATAAGGGGGCGGAACTGGTGCGCGTCTGCGGGCAGCCGGAATTCAATCGTCACAGCCTTCAGGTGGAGATCAACCGGGCAATCTACATGGACGAGCAGAAACTTGTCCCCACCCGTAATTTCGGTGCCCTGCAGCGGGACCTGACGCAGTTAATCTCCGATATCTGCGGCTTTGCGCTGTCCGAATGCCATCAGGCGGCTGCGGAATAG
- a CDS encoding DUF1062 domain-containing protein yields the protein MSSILSVCWTISALHAPRPWLHCSHCGTQSPFQSSDKIRVNANGKRLDIWLIYRCVICGNSWNRPIMERTPIHAIDPAQLQRLMSNNRETARHLAFDLASLQRQVKKIEEFSDMAINKTVLNASANAAVLEITCALQKASIRLDRLLATELNLPRNQVQAMTKAGHIVIQADGKRPLRRPVHNGMRIRVALPEVDDADALITAATGGNHNQL from the coding sequence ATGTCCTCTATTCTGTCCGTCTGCTGGACGATTTCCGCCCTTCATGCACCGCGTCCCTGGCTGCATTGCAGCCACTGCGGCACTCAAAGCCCCTTTCAAAGCAGTGACAAGATCCGCGTCAATGCCAATGGCAAACGCCTCGATATATGGCTGATCTATCGTTGTGTCATATGCGGCAATAGCTGGAACCGCCCCATCATGGAGCGGACACCCATCCACGCCATTGATCCCGCACAGTTGCAGCGCCTGATGAGCAATAACCGGGAAACGGCACGCCACCTCGCCTTTGACCTCGCAAGCCTGCAACGGCAGGTGAAGAAAATCGAGGAATTCAGCGATATGGCCATAAACAAAACGGTCCTGAATGCCTCAGCCAATGCCGCCGTGCTGGAGATAACCTGTGCCCTGCAAAAGGCGTCCATCCGTCTGGACCGGCTTCTTGCAACGGAACTAAACCTGCCGCGCAATCAGGTTCAGGCCATGACTAAAGCGGGACATATAGTCATTCAGGCCGACGGGAAACGCCCCTTGAGGCGGCCTGTTCACAACGGCATGCGGATCAGGGTTGCCCTGCCGGAGGTCGATGATGCCGACGCGCTCATCACGGCAGCAACAGGAGGAAACCACAACCAACTCTAA
- the yaaA gene encoding peroxide stress protein YaaA, with protein sequence MLVVVSPAKKLNFEDLAPFETHSQPDFLDHSEELIDVARKLTRADLGRLMKISDTLADLNYQRYQAFSQPFDLGNAKQAALAFSGDTYVGLDASSLSEEDFAFAQNHFRILSGLYGLLRPLDLMQPYRLEMGTRLQNDRGSDLYSFWGDIITNAINEALESQQDKTLINCASNEYFKAVRPKKLVGRVITPVFKEIKAGQAKVLGMFAKRARGMMARYVIENRLETPEGIKDFTTGGYQYRPDLSNDSDWVFTREQP encoded by the coding sequence ATGCTGGTAGTTGTCTCCCCGGCCAAGAAACTGAATTTCGAAGACCTGGCCCCGTTCGAGACGCACAGCCAACCGGATTTCCTGGATCATTCCGAAGAACTGATCGACGTGGCGCGCAAGCTGACCCGCGCAGACCTCGGTCGCCTGATGAAAATCAGTGATACGCTGGCCGACCTGAACTATCAGCGTTATCAGGCCTTCTCCCAACCCTTTGATCTGGGCAATGCCAAACAGGCCGCCCTTGCCTTTAGCGGGGATACCTATGTCGGTCTGGACGCCTCCAGTCTGAGTGAAGAGGACTTTGCCTTCGCGCAGAATCATTTCCGTATCCTGTCCGGCCTTTACGGGCTTTTGCGTCCGCTCGACCTGATGCAGCCCTATCGCCTGGAAATGGGCACGCGTCTGCAAAATGACCGGGGCAGCGATCTTTACAGCTTCTGGGGCGACATCATCACCAATGCAATCAACGAGGCACTGGAGAGCCAGCAGGACAAAACCCTGATCAACTGCGCGTCCAACGAATATTTCAAGGCGGTCCGCCCGAAAAAGCTGGTGGGCCGGGTGATCACGCCCGTTTTCAAGGAAATCAAGGCAGGCCAGGCCAAGGTACTGGGCATGTTTGCCAAGCGTGCGCGGGGCATGATGGCCCGCTATGTGATCGAAAACCGCCTGGAAACGCCGGAAGGCATAAAGGATTTCACCACAGGTGGCTACCAGTACCGCCCGGACCTGTCCAATGACAGCGATTGGGTTTTCACCCGCGAGCAGCCCTGA
- a CDS encoding CBS domain-containing protein, whose translation MRVADLLKNKGDKIISIPAGCTVADAVKVLCDHKIGAAVVLDENGSLVGILSERDVTRGLGLEGAALLDQPATKLMTSDVMTCKPEDSTDAIMRTMTDGRFRHMPVMKDGALCGIISIGDVVKGRIDDLENEASAMREYIAGSG comes from the coding sequence ATGAGAGTTGCCGACCTGTTGAAGAACAAGGGAGACAAAATCATCTCAATCCCCGCTGGCTGTACTGTCGCGGATGCCGTGAAGGTTTTGTGCGACCATAAAATCGGCGCTGCGGTTGTTCTGGACGAAAACGGCAGTCTGGTGGGCATCCTGTCCGAACGCGACGTTACGCGCGGCCTGGGCCTGGAAGGAGCTGCATTGCTGGATCAACCGGCCACCAAATTGATGACATCGGATGTTATGACCTGCAAACCGGAAGACAGCACGGATGCCATCATGCGCACCATGACTGATGGCCGCTTCCGTCATATGCCGGTCATGAAGGACGGGGCGCTTTGCGGCATCATCTCCATCGGCGACGTAGTCAAGGGCCGCATCGATGATCTGGAAAACGAGGCAAGCGCCATGCGCGAGTATATCGCAGGCAGCGGCTGA
- a CDS encoding methyltransferase domain-containing protein codes for MAWDPRQYLNFADHRLRPAVDLITRIPVSEPTEIVDLGCGPGNVTQLLANRWPEATITGVDSSRKMLQHACTEHPGFGWQVADIGDWTAQKPVGLLFSNAALHWLPDHETLFPRLIEQVSPGGIMAIQMPRNFDRPTHRLVEDAARETGVFDRLASLFRPAPTHPPDFYYDLLSPYAAGLDIWETDYLQVLEGNNPVMEWTRGTWLRQFLEVLEDDPTAQQRFLDCYRDLTAQAYPKQQNGKTLLPFLRLFILVRRK; via the coding sequence ATGGCTTGGGACCCGCGCCAATATCTGAATTTTGCCGATCACCGACTTCGCCCCGCCGTGGACCTTATCACCCGCATTCCCGTGTCAGAACCGACCGAAATCGTCGATCTCGGCTGCGGCCCCGGCAATGTCACACAGCTCCTTGCCAACAGATGGCCTGAGGCGACGATAACCGGCGTCGATTCCTCCCGAAAAATGCTACAGCATGCCTGCACGGAACATCCCGGTTTTGGCTGGCAGGTGGCCGATATCGGTGACTGGACAGCCCAGAAGCCGGTGGGGCTGCTCTTTTCAAATGCGGCGCTGCACTGGCTGCCGGATCACGAGACCCTCTTCCCCAGGCTGATCGAACAGGTAAGTCCCGGCGGAATAATGGCGATCCAGATGCCCCGCAATTTTGATCGCCCGACCCACCGGCTGGTGGAAGATGCTGCCCGTGAAACAGGCGTGTTCGACCGGCTTGCCTCCCTGTTCAGGCCTGCCCCCACGCATCCGCCCGATTTCTATTACGACCTGTTGTCACCCTATGCAGCCGGTCTCGATATCTGGGAAACCGATTATCTGCAGGTTCTGGAAGGGAACAACCCGGTGATGGAATGGACCAGAGGCACCTGGTTGCGGCAGTTTCTGGAAGTCCTGGAAGATGACCCTACCGCCCAACAGCGCTTCCTGGACTGCTATCGCGACCTGACAGCACAGGCCTATCCCAAGCAACAAAACGGCAAGACATTGCTGCCCTTCCTCCGCCTGTTCATCCTGGTCAGGCGGAAATGA
- a CDS encoding MATE family efflux transporter, with protein MTRLPDSENWNRKVWRLSAPIILSNLFVPLPGAVDTAVLGHLDSEAYLGAVAVSAMIFSFIYWGFGFLRMGTTGPAAQAWGAGDRGELWSVLFRGMLLAGGFGLVLMAAQALIAQVAFSLVEASGDVEGLARTYFDVRIWGAPAALANYVFIGWFLGLQNARIPMILQLFVNGVNVVLDLTFVLGLGMTVDGVALATVIAEYSGLALGIYLVLRRSSLWPADGLKWAQIVDSTRLRRMLAVNRDIFIRTLCLVFAFAYFTAQGAKMDDTVLAANMVLMNFVTFTAFGLDGFAHASEALVGDAVGRRNDQSVRQAVSAALKLGGIMAAGVAVVFWFGGGLIVDIFTSIDDVHNVAMDHLIWVTVMPVVSVWCFVFDGVFLGATRSEDLRNGMILSLIGYLILIHATVPLFGSHGLWLAMTGFMALRGVTLWWRYPNLLRKLVVA; from the coding sequence ATGACGCGTCTTCCTGACAGTGAAAACTGGAACCGCAAGGTCTGGCGGTTGTCGGCCCCGATCATCCTGTCGAACCTTTTTGTGCCGCTGCCCGGCGCGGTGGATACGGCTGTCCTTGGCCATCTGGATAGTGAGGCCTATCTGGGGGCGGTGGCTGTCAGCGCGATGATTTTCTCTTTCATCTATTGGGGCTTCGGTTTCCTGCGTATGGGGACGACCGGTCCTGCCGCCCAGGCCTGGGGCGCAGGAGACCGCGGTGAACTGTGGTCGGTCCTGTTCCGTGGCATGTTGCTGGCGGGCGGTTTTGGGCTGGTCCTGATGGCGGCACAGGCCCTGATTGCCCAGGTCGCCTTTTCTCTGGTCGAGGCCAGTGGCGATGTGGAGGGGCTTGCGCGAACCTATTTCGATGTCCGCATCTGGGGTGCGCCTGCCGCACTTGCCAACTACGTCTTCATCGGCTGGTTCCTGGGGCTGCAGAACGCCCGAATTCCGATGATCCTGCAGCTTTTCGTGAATGGCGTGAATGTGGTTCTGGACCTGACATTTGTCCTGGGCCTGGGCATGACCGTGGATGGCGTCGCCCTGGCAACGGTGATTGCGGAATATTCCGGTCTGGCGCTTGGCATTTATCTGGTGCTGCGCCGGTCTTCACTTTGGCCCGCGGACGGGTTGAAATGGGCCCAGATCGTGGATTCGACCCGCTTGCGCCGGATGCTGGCGGTGAACAGGGATATCTTTATCCGTACGCTTTGTCTGGTTTTCGCCTTTGCCTATTTCACGGCTCAGGGTGCAAAAATGGACGACACGGTCCTGGCCGCGAATATGGTCCTGATGAATTTCGTGACCTTCACCGCCTTTGGTCTGGATGGCTTTGCCCATGCCAGTGAGGCGCTGGTCGGGGATGCCGTCGGGCGGCGAAATGACCAGTCCGTCCGGCAGGCGGTATCGGCCGCGTTGAAGCTGGGCGGGATAATGGCGGCTGGCGTGGCTGTTGTCTTCTGGTTCGGTGGCGGTTTGATTGTCGATATCTTCACCAGCATTGACGATGTTCACAACGTGGCGATGGATCACCTGATCTGGGTGACGGTGATGCCGGTCGTGTCGGTCTGGTGTTTTGTCTTTGATGGCGTCTTCCTGGGGGCGACCCGTTCGGAAGACCTGCGCAATGGCATGATCCTTTCCCTGATCGGTTATCTGATCCTGATCCATGCGACCGTCCCGCTATTCGGCAGTCACGGACTCTGGCTTGCCATGACGGGCTTCATGGCGCTGCGCGGGGTAACGCTTTGGTGGCGCTACCCCAATCTGTTGCGGAAACTGGTGGTTGCCTAG
- a CDS encoding ArsC family reductase, with product MAVKVYGLKNCDTCRKARKWLDADGVEHSFHDVRADGLAADELDAWVNALGWEALLNRRGTTWRGLPEEVKEGVNEAKATALMLEHPALIKRPVFDLGGDYVLGFTAKQQDELKSKL from the coding sequence ATGGCTGTAAAGGTTTATGGGTTGAAAAACTGCGATACCTGTCGCAAGGCGCGCAAATGGCTGGACGCGGATGGGGTGGAACACAGCTTTCATGATGTCCGCGCCGATGGCCTGGCTGCGGACGAGCTGGACGCCTGGGTGAATGCACTTGGCTGGGAGGCATTATTGAACCGGCGCGGCACCACCTGGCGTGGCCTGCCTGAGGAAGTGAAGGAAGGCGTGAATGAAGCCAAAGCGACGGCGTTGATGCTGGAGCATCCGGCACTCATCAAACGTCCGGTCTTTGACCTTGGGGGCGATTATGTCCTGGGCTTTACCGCCAAGCAGCAGGATGAGCTGAAGTCGAAACTCTAG
- a CDS encoding GNAT family N-acetyltransferase, which translates to MSLIETERLTMREISPSDAPFVLALLNEPSFIKNIGDRNVGDLKSAEFYIRDRVLASYKEHGFGMYLLALKGDPKTAIGLCGLVKRPSLDYPDIGYALFPDYWGQGYAREAASAVLNYGRKQLKLRVIVGITNPDNQASGRVLEAIGLTFQKMVTLDGGIINRLYM; encoded by the coding sequence ATGTCTCTAATTGAGACCGAAAGGCTGACGATGCGCGAGATATCGCCGTCGGACGCACCCTTTGTCCTCGCCCTTTTGAACGAGCCGTCTTTTATCAAAAATATCGGTGACCGTAATGTAGGTGACCTGAAATCTGCGGAGTTTTATATCCGCGACCGGGTGCTGGCCAGCTACAAGGAGCATGGATTTGGCATGTATCTGCTGGCGCTAAAAGGCGACCCGAAGACAGCCATCGGTCTTTGCGGTCTGGTCAAACGCCCCAGTCTGGATTACCCGGATATCGGCTATGCCCTGTTCCCGGACTACTGGGGGCAAGGCTATGCCCGCGAGGCTGCCTCGGCGGTGCTGAACTACGGCCGGAAACAGCTTAAACTGCGGGTTATTGTTGGTATTACCAATCCGGACAACCAGGCGTCCGGCCGGGTGCTGGAAGCAATCGGCCTTACCTTTCAAAAAATGGTGACGTTGGACGGCGGGATAATTAACCGTCTCTACATGTGA
- the rlmD gene encoding 23S rRNA (uracil(1939)-C(5))-methyltransferase RlmD, translating into MSPSPRKNQELSVTVTQLGARGDGLAVDDGGNRYYVPFSIPGETVRIRVGQKRGDGFATDLLAIESPSAERRDAPCPHFGRCGGCALQHVTDPAIADFKRQLVEKALARKGLTDLPFDTPMTTPPAARRRARLAILRLKGRSVVGFNERMGKMVLDLKQCPVLSPAIEKLIPVLRNLANDLPALGKGGDVQITEGDTGLEVVFAPTRNADLSLEERERLLAFAEAEDIARIAWESDGYLEPVAGRRAVRVSFAGVPVDLPVGSFLQPSRDGETHIAGLVRDGVGDAQRVADLYCGCGSLTFPVATLPHQPIVFAVDGLDSQIGALRRAAAGLRVTAGVRDLAKDPLSVQELNKFDAVVFDPPRAGAASQAETLAQSEVKRIVAVSCNPSTLARDLRILVDGGYVIDRVVPVDQFTWSAHVEAVAILRRA; encoded by the coding sequence ATGAGCCCTTCACCTCGCAAGAACCAGGAACTTTCCGTGACCGTTACACAGCTTGGTGCGCGTGGCGACGGGTTGGCAGTGGACGATGGCGGTAACCGCTATTACGTGCCTTTTTCCATTCCCGGCGAGACGGTTCGCATCCGTGTCGGGCAAAAGCGCGGCGACGGCTTTGCCACAGACCTGCTGGCAATTGAAAGCCCCAGCGCAGAGCGGCGGGACGCACCCTGCCCGCATTTTGGACGGTGCGGCGGTTGCGCCCTGCAGCATGTCACCGACCCGGCCATTGCGGATTTCAAACGGCAACTGGTTGAAAAGGCCCTGGCGCGAAAGGGCCTGACGGACCTTCCCTTCGACACCCCCATGACAACGCCGCCCGCCGCGCGCAGGCGTGCGCGTCTGGCCATCCTTCGCCTGAAAGGACGCAGTGTCGTCGGCTTTAACGAGCGTATGGGCAAAATGGTGCTCGACCTCAAACAATGCCCGGTTCTAAGCCCCGCCATTGAAAAACTCATTCCGGTGTTGCGCAATCTCGCCAATGACCTGCCCGCGCTTGGCAAGGGCGGCGATGTGCAGATTACCGAAGGCGATACCGGACTGGAGGTTGTCTTTGCCCCCACCCGCAATGCCGACCTGAGCCTTGAGGAACGGGAACGGCTGCTGGCCTTTGCAGAGGCAGAAGACATTGCCCGCATTGCCTGGGAAAGCGACGGCTATCTGGAACCGGTCGCCGGTCGCCGCGCCGTACGCGTCAGCTTCGCCGGTGTTCCGGTTGACCTGCCGGTCGGCTCCTTCCTGCAGCCCAGCCGCGACGGCGAAACCCATATCGCCGGTCTGGTCCGAGACGGCGTTGGCGATGCCCAGCGCGTGGCAGACCTCTATTGTGGCTGCGGCAGCCTGACTTTCCCCGTTGCCACCCTGCCTCATCAGCCCATTGTCTTTGCAGTGGACGGCCTGGACAGTCAGATCGGCGCACTGCGCCGTGCGGCGGCGGGCCTCAGGGTCACGGCAGGAGTCCGCGACCTGGCGAAAGACCCGCTGTCAGTGCAGGAATTGAACAAATTCGATGCCGTGGTCTTCGACCCGCCCCGTGCAGGTGCCGCCTCTCAGGCGGAAACCCTGGCGCAGTCAGAGGTCAAACGGATTGTCGCCGTTTCCTGCAATCCGTCTACACTGGCCCGTGACCTGCGCATTCTCGTCGACGGCGGCTATGTCATTGACCGGGTCGTGCCGGTGGACCAGTTCACATGGTCCGCCCATGTGGAGGCGGTCGCCATCCTCCGCCGCGCCTAG
- a CDS encoding DUF1203 domain-containing protein, which yields MNYRATGITLNPFKPYFNLSNEELKKRGMRRYVVDDDGYPCRVSLVNAPLGENILLVNFDHQPAHSPYKSGGPIFVRETDMEPAEFINELPEVAKGRMLSVRAYDDEDLICDADIVIGDELEGLIERFFGDEQVSYLHVHNAKRGCYAFRVDRA from the coding sequence ATGAATTACCGCGCCACCGGCATCACCCTCAATCCATTCAAGCCCTATTTCAATCTGAGCAATGAAGAACTGAAAAAACGCGGCATGCGCCGTTATGTGGTCGATGATGACGGCTACCCTTGCCGGGTCAGCCTCGTCAACGCCCCCCTTGGCGAGAATATCCTGCTCGTGAATTTCGACCATCAGCCCGCCCACTCCCCGTATAAATCGGGCGGCCCGATCTTTGTCCGGGAAACTGATATGGAACCCGCTGAATTCATCAATGAACTGCCGGAAGTCGCCAAGGGGCGGATGCTGTCCGTACGCGCCTATGACGATGAAGACCTGATTTGTGATGCGGATATCGTGATTGGCGATGAGCTGGAGGGATTGATTGAACGTTTCTTTGGAGACGAACAGGTTTCCTATCTACATGTGCATAACGCCAAACGCGGCTGCTATGCCTTCCGGGTCGACCGGGCCTGA
- a CDS encoding DUF3572 domain-containing protein — protein sequence MKVSQEQAELLAASALSFIAQDTDRMGRFLAMTGVGPMEIRERVSDPVFMGGVLDFLLNYEPDLIEFIEFAGVEPDFPKMARRALPGGDVLE from the coding sequence ATGAAGGTTTCTCAAGAACAAGCTGAACTCCTTGCCGCCAGTGCGTTGAGCTTCATCGCACAGGATACGGACCGAATGGGGCGTTTTTTAGCCATGACCGGCGTCGGCCCGATGGAAATCCGCGAGCGGGTCAGCGATCCGGTCTTCATGGGCGGGGTTCTGGATTTTCTGCTCAATTATGAGCCGGACCTGATCGAGTTCATCGAATTTGCCGGTGTGGAACCTGATTTCCCCAAAATGGCCCGACGTGCGCTGCCCGGCGGCGACGTTCTGGAATAG
- a CDS encoding NAD-dependent succinate-semialdehyde dehydrogenase: protein MKLNDQSLFKTQAYINGTWVDSDSGETFPVVNPATGETIAEVAKCGQVETRRAIDAAEEALTAWRKKTAKERAKVLRKWYDLMMENQDDLAAIMTAEQGKPLAEAAGEIAYAASFAEWFAEEAKRMYGETIPTHRADTRLVVVKEPIGVTAGITPWNFPAAMITRKAAPALAAGCTQVVKPAEATPLSALALAELAERAGMPAGVLSVVTGDRDMSQEIGHEMTTNPKVRKIGFTGSTAVGKLLMQQASGTVKKVSLELGGNAPFIVFDDADLDKAVEGAIACKFRNAGQTCVCANRILVQDGVYDEFVKRLTEKVAAFKVGNGVEDGVFVGPLINDAAVDKVDRLVQSAQSCGAKTVVGGKAHDLGGNFYEPTILTEVSTKMDIANEEIFGPVAAIYRFETDEEAIKMANDTPFGLAAYFYSRDIGRCWRVSEGLEYGMVGVNSGILSTEVAPFGGVKESGIGREGSHYGLDEWVEVKYLCMGDI, encoded by the coding sequence ATGAAACTGAATGACCAGAGCCTTTTCAAAACCCAGGCATACATCAACGGAACCTGGGTTGATTCCGATAGCGGCGAGACCTTCCCCGTCGTCAATCCGGCGACCGGTGAAACCATTGCCGAAGTAGCAAAATGCGGCCAGGTGGAAACCCGCCGCGCCATCGATGCCGCCGAAGAGGCCCTGACCGCCTGGCGCAAGAAGACCGCCAAGGAACGCGCAAAAGTCCTGCGTAAATGGTACGACCTGATGATGGAAAACCAGGATGACCTGGCGGCCATCATGACGGCGGAACAGGGCAAGCCGCTGGCCGAAGCCGCCGGTGAAATTGCCTATGCCGCCTCCTTTGCCGAATGGTTCGCCGAAGAGGCCAAGCGCATGTATGGCGAAACCATCCCGACCCATAGGGCCGACACCCGTCTGGTCGTCGTCAAGGAACCCATCGGCGTCACCGCAGGCATCACGCCGTGGAACTTCCCCGCAGCAATGATCACCCGCAAGGCCGCCCCGGCGCTGGCCGCGGGTTGTACCCAGGTGGTGAAACCGGCGGAGGCGACCCCGCTTTCCGCGCTGGCACTGGCGGAACTCGCCGAACGGGCCGGCATGCCCGCCGGTGTATTGTCCGTCGTCACCGGCGACCGCGACATGAGCCAGGAAATCGGCCATGAGATGACCACCAACCCGAAAGTCCGCAAGATCGGCTTCACCGGCTCCACCGCCGTCGGCAAGCTGTTGATGCAACAGGCCTCCGGCACGGTGAAGAAGGTCAGCCTGGAACTGGGTGGCAACGCACCTTTCATCGTTTTTGACGACGCCGACCTGGACAAGGCGGTCGAAGGGGCGATTGCCTGCAAATTCCGCAATGCGGGTCAGACCTGTGTCTGTGCCAACCGCATCCTGGTTCAGGACGGTGTCTACGATGAATTCGTCAAACGCCTCACTGAAAAGGTCGCGGCCTTCAAGGTTGGCAATGGTGTGGAAGACGGCGTTTTCGTCGGCCCGCTGATCAATGATGCGGCTGTCGACAAGGTTGACCGTCTGGTGCAAAGCGCACAATCCTGCGGTGCCAAAACGGTTGTCGGCGGCAAGGCCCATGACCTGGGCGGCAATTTCTATGAACCGACCATCCTAACGGAAGTCAGCACCAAGATGGATATCGCAAACGAGGAAATCTTCGGCCCGGTCGCCGCGATCTATCGCTTCGAGACCGACGAGGAAGCCATCAAGATGGCCAACGACACACCCTTTGGTCTGGCCGCCTATTTCTACAGCCGGGACATCGGGCGCTGCTGGCGCGTGTCCGAGGGCCTGGAATATGGTATGGTCGGCGTCAACAGTGGCATCCTGTCGACCGAAGTCGCGCCCTTTGGCGGTGTGAAGGAATCCGGCATCGGCCGCGAAGGTTCCCATTACGGCCTGGATGAATGGGTCGAGGTCAAATACCTCTGCATGGGTGACATCTAA